In Candidatus Sulfurimonas marisnigri, a single genomic region encodes these proteins:
- a CDS encoding TetR/AcrR family transcriptional regulator, producing the protein MSTKERILQTALELFNSGNTQMATTNHIAKAMNISPGNLHYHYKNREEIIRVLYKQMRSKASLPIEELPTTILELNKHLKDLLEILWEYRFFYKELLFLFSRDSELEKMCVEDNLKHRQRIIKSIENFIKNGELELHNGQSTGYVADYVLMTEQFYFSYSKTLGKEIDRDSVRETINHINGVFRPYLTKKAIQNLKLD; encoded by the coding sequence AAATACCCAAATGGCTACGACAAACCATATTGCAAAAGCCATGAATATTAGTCCAGGTAATCTGCATTATCACTATAAAAATAGAGAAGAAATTATAAGAGTTTTGTATAAGCAGATGAGGAGTAAAGCATCATTACCTATTGAAGAACTTCCAACTACTATTTTAGAGTTAAATAAGCATCTAAAAGATTTGTTGGAAATACTATGGGAGTATAGATTTTTTTATAAAGAGTTACTTTTTTTATTTTCACGTGACTCCGAACTAGAAAAGATGTGTGTTGAGGATAATTTAAAACATCGTCAAAGGATTATAAAGAGTATTGAGAATTTTATAAAAAATGGTGAATTAGAACTACACAACGGACAAAGTACGGGGTATGTTGCAGACTATGTTTTAATGACAGAGCAATTTTACTTCTCTTATTCAAAAACTTTAGGCAAAGAGATTGATAGAGATAGCGTTAGAGAGACTATAAACCATATCAATGGAGTTTTTAGACCTTATTTAACTAAAAAAGCTATTCAAAATCTCAAACTAGACTAA